The following are encoded in a window of Drosophila simulans strain w501 chromosome 3L, Prin_Dsim_3.1, whole genome shotgun sequence genomic DNA:
- the LOC6739595 gene encoding lysozyme S yields the protein MKAFFALVLLAIAASAMAGRTLDRCSLAREMANLGVPRDQLDKWTCIAQHESDYRTWVVGPANSDGSNDYGIFQINDLYWCQADGRFSYNECGLSCNALLTDDITNSVRCAQKVLSQQGWSAWAVWHYCSGWLPSIDECF from the coding sequence ATGAAGGCTTTCTTTGCTCTGGTGCTTCTGGCCATTGCCGCTTCTGCCATGGCAGGTCGCACCCTCGATCGGTGCTCCTTGGCCCGTGAGATGGCCAATCTGGGTGTTCCCCGCGACCAGCTGGACAAGTGGACCTGCATTGCCCAGCACGAGAGTGACTACCGCACTTGGGTGGTGGGACCTGCCAACTCCGACGGCTCCAACGACTACGGAATCTTCCAGATCAACGATCTGTACTGGTGCCAGGCCGACGGACGCTTCTCCTACAACGAGTGCGGCTTGAGCTGCAATGCCCTCTTGACCGACGACATCACCAACTCCGTCCGTTGTGCCCAGAAGGTCCTCAGCCAGCAGGGATGGTCCGCCTGGGCCGTCTGGCACTACTGCAGCGGATGGTTGCCGTCCATCGATGAGTGCTTCTAA